In a genomic window of Oncorhynchus kisutch isolate 150728-3 linkage group LG9, Okis_V2, whole genome shotgun sequence:
- the LOC109896596 gene encoding normal mucosa of esophagus-specific gene 1 protein-like has product MKDLLYTVRIDTEWNLKNKMKFGLIQIMRKRKQVIPLIGCMALSTAGAIFASLYFLFTKNDVILNESRIPETWEGVDPSKPQKLATINQKWRPIEELEQVKSMTK; this is encoded by the exons ATGAAAGATTTACTATACACAGTAAGAATTGATACCGAATGgaatttgaaaaacaaaatgaaGTTTGGATTGATTCAGATTATGAGGAAGAGGAAACAG GTGATTCCTCTGATTGGCTGCATGGCATTGTCTACTGCTGGAGCCATCTTTGCCTCCCTCTACTTCCTATTTACAAAGAATGATGTCAT TTTAAATGAAAGTAGAATCCCTGAAACCTGGGAGGGAGTGGACCCATCTAAACCACAGAAG CTGGCCACTATCAACCAGAAGTGGAGACCGATTGAAGAACTGGAACAGGTGAAGAGCATGACCAAGTGA